One Nicotiana tomentosiformis chromosome 4, ASM39032v3, whole genome shotgun sequence genomic window carries:
- the LOC104110444 gene encoding uncharacterized protein, which translates to MVNIITGGEEVNGVIYTAAKKTSKISVTHGKRIRQVVEGDNITFDDEDTDGLIIPHNDALVISLLVHDTNVKRVLMDPGSSVNIILLRVVNEMQATGHIIPKDCSLSRFDNSSVVTKGEIILATFAEGVIKDIKFQLVDANMAYNIILGRSWIHDMDAMPSTLH; encoded by the coding sequence ATGGTAAATATTATAACCGGGGGTGAAGAGGTCAACGGGGTAATATACACGGCAGCAAAAAAGACATCCAAGATCTCAGTTACCCATGGGAAGAGGATTCGTCAAGTCGTGGAGGGAGACAACATAACGTTTGACGATGAAGATACGGATGGCTTGATTatccctcataatgatgcactggtaatatctttacttgttcATGATACtaatgtcaagcgagttttgATGGACCCAGGCAGCTCTGTGAATATCATACTTCTAAGAGTGGTGAATGAGATGCAAGCGACTGGACATATCATACCCAAGGATTGTTCGTTATCTAGGTTTGATAATTCAAGTGTTGTAACAAAAGGTGAAATTATTTTAGCAACATTCGCAGAGGGTGTCATCAAAGATATTAAGTTTCAACTAGTGGATGCAAACATGGCCTATAATATAATTTTAGGAAGGTCGTGGATTCATGACATGGATGCAATGCCGTCAACCTTGCATTAG